A region of Macaca thibetana thibetana isolate TM-01 chromosome 20, ASM2454274v1, whole genome shotgun sequence DNA encodes the following proteins:
- the LOC126944544 gene encoding alpha-ketoglutarate dehydrogenase component 4-like: protein MMGSKMASASRVVHVYCPREPGPHTPLIRFPDRRDNPKLNVSEALRSAGLPSHYFVISQHSKGSKSPDLLMYQGPPDTAEIIKTLPQKYRRKLVSQEEIEFIQHGGPE from the exons ATGATGGGCAGCAAGATGGCGTCTGCCAGTAGGGTCGTTCACGTTTATTGCCCAAGAGAA CCCGGCCCACACACTCCATTAATAAGATTTCCTGACAGAAGAGACAATCCTAAACTCAATGTATCCGAAGCTTTGAGATCAGCAGGGCTACCATCTCACTATTTTGTAATTTCACAACATTCTAAGGGAAGTAAATCACCAGATTTGCTTATGTATCAGGGTCCACCAGATActgcagaaataataaaaacattacctCAGAAATACAGAAGGAAACTTGTGTctcaagaagaaattgaatttatCCAACATGGAGGTCCTGAATAA